One window of Dehalobacterium formicoaceticum genomic DNA carries:
- a CDS encoding choline kinase family protein translates to MKSQLVYDAAISLEHIGKIFEILSKVPEFVEKKSQVSGIEILPGGLTNFNFKVTVDDVTYAVRVAGPDTHEYLDRPAEKYNAQIMSDIDINAPIIYYDEYYGHQVCKYIDDCITLHIPDFKNSEDYLSKAAKVFRKYHTCGQPFKADFDPLKETYAYLKILKEKNAELYEGSEQMLEYVEKIKESFARHPQELAPCHNDPLCENWLDDKKNFYLIDWEYGGNNQPMFDLGALAIEAELSPEQERFFLKEYYGRDITDKEYGLLIINRFLCDYLWSYWAILQIATGKSHDEYWPYGQNRFNRAMKLVENGSLDKALAEFK, encoded by the coding sequence GTGAAGAGCCAACTCGTATATGATGCAGCTATCAGTCTTGAACATATTGGGAAAATATTTGAAATACTCAGTAAGGTTCCCGAATTTGTTGAAAAAAAATCTCAGGTGAGTGGGATAGAAATTCTGCCCGGTGGTCTTACGAACTTTAATTTTAAAGTCACTGTTGATGATGTAACCTACGCCGTTCGTGTTGCCGGTCCCGATACCCATGAATACCTTGATCGACCGGCAGAAAAATATAATGCCCAAATCATGTCTGATATCGATATTAATGCGCCAATTATCTACTATGACGAATATTATGGCCACCAGGTTTGTAAATATATAGATGATTGCATCACGTTGCATATTCCTGATTTTAAGAATAGTGAGGATTATTTGTCAAAAGCAGCAAAGGTATTTAGAAAGTATCATACTTGCGGCCAGCCATTTAAAGCTGATTTTGATCCTCTCAAAGAAACTTATGCTTATTTAAAAATTTTAAAAGAGAAGAATGCCGAATTGTACGAAGGCTCTGAACAGATGTTGGAATACGTGGAAAAAATCAAAGAGTCTTTTGCGCGGCATCCCCAGGAACTTGCTCCCTGTCATAATGACCCTTTATGTGAAAATTGGCTTGATGATAAAAAGAACTTCTATTTAATTGACTGGGAATATGGTGGAAATAATCAACCTATGTTCGACCTGGGTGCTTTAGCTATTGAAGCAGAATTAAGCCCGGAACAAGAAAGATTCTTCCTCAAAGAGTATTATGGCAGGGATATTACTGATAAAGAATATGGTCTTTTAATTATTAATCGCTTCCTGTGCGATTATCTTTGGTCATATTGGGCGATTCTGCAAATTGCTACAGGTAAGTCTCATGATGAATATTGGCCATATGGGCAGAATAGATTTAATAGAGCAATGAAATTAGTGGAAAACGGTTCCTTAGACAAAGCTCTGGCGGAGTTTAAATAA
- a CDS encoding cobalamin B12-binding domain-containing protein yields the protein MANFESLSQSVIAGKEAQVKEQTQALIDAGTDPLEIINQGLIAGMNVVGARFKNGEMFVPEVLMSAKSMSSGIELVKPLIADSDMPNKGTVIIGTVKGDLHDIGKNLVAMMLESGGFKVINLGTDISPEKFVEGAKEYNTDIIAMSALLTTTMLHMKDTIELVKEEGLKVKCIIGGAPISQDFADEIGADGFAPDAASATDLCGKLMA from the coding sequence ATGGCAAATTTTGAATCGTTATCCCAGAGTGTTATCGCAGGTAAAGAAGCGCAGGTTAAAGAACAAACTCAAGCATTAATTGATGCAGGTACTGATCCTCTTGAAATTATCAACCAAGGTTTAATCGCTGGTATGAACGTGGTCGGAGCTCGTTTCAAAAACGGAGAAATGTTTGTTCCTGAAGTTCTTATGTCCGCTAAATCCATGTCCTCCGGTATTGAACTTGTTAAACCTTTAATCGCTGACTCGGATATGCCTAATAAAGGTACCGTTATTATCGGAACCGTCAAAGGTGACCTGCATGATATCGGGAAAAACTTGGTCGCTATGATGCTGGAAAGCGGCGGATTCAAAGTAATCAATTTGGGTACTGACATTTCCCCGGAAAAATTCGTGGAAGGTGCCAAAGAATATAACACTGATATTATTGCTATGTCCGCTCTTCTCACCACCACCATGCTACATATGAAGGATACTATTGAATTGGTGAAAGAAGAAGGCCTCAAAGTAAAATGCATCATTGGCGGCGCACCTATTTCCCAAGACTTTGCTGATGAAATCGGTGCAGACGGATTCGCTCCTGATGCCGCATCGGCAACAGATCTTTGCGGCAAATTGATGGCTTAA
- a CDS encoding methyltetrahydrofolate cobalamin methyltransferase, with product MLIVGELINTSRKAIKPAVESRDAEFIKDLAKKQVEAGADYVDVNCGTMVFNEEETMAWLVETVQSAVSAPLCLDSPNPKALEAGLALVKNGQPMINSITGEKERFEIILPMVLKYKAKIVGLCMDDSGMPETAADRLKIADKLIGDMVAAGVPEGDIYIDPLVKPVSTGDMAGVEVLDTIYAVKQKYPKVHGICGLSNISYGLPNRKILNHVFMIQTMVKGMDGYILDPLDKTMMGFVYASQALLGQDQFCMNYLTAHRNGLYE from the coding sequence ATGTTAATCGTAGGTGAATTGATTAATACCAGCCGTAAAGCAATTAAACCGGCTGTGGAAAGCAGAGATGCTGAGTTTATCAAAGACCTGGCAAAAAAACAGGTTGAAGCCGGTGCTGACTATGTAGATGTTAACTGTGGCACCATGGTCTTTAACGAAGAAGAAACCATGGCTTGGCTTGTAGAAACGGTACAATCCGCAGTTTCTGCTCCTCTTTGCCTGGATAGCCCCAATCCCAAAGCCTTGGAAGCGGGTTTAGCTTTAGTGAAAAATGGCCAGCCGATGATCAATTCCATCACCGGAGAAAAAGAACGTTTTGAAATAATTTTACCCATGGTTTTGAAATACAAAGCAAAAATCGTTGGTCTTTGCATGGATGATTCCGGGATGCCGGAAACCGCAGCCGATCGATTAAAAATAGCCGATAAATTAATCGGCGACATGGTGGCAGCGGGAGTTCCAGAGGGTGATATTTATATTGATCCTTTGGTAAAACCTGTAAGCACAGGTGACATGGCCGGGGTTGAAGTATTAGATACCATCTACGCTGTAAAACAAAAATATCCCAAGGTACACGGCATCTGCGGATTGAGCAACATCTCCTATGGCTTGCCTAACCGAAAGATTTTGAATCACGTCTTCATGATTCAAACCATGGTTAAAGGCATGGATGGCTACATCCTTGATCCTTTGGACAAAACCATGATGGGCTTTGTTTATGCCTCCCAAGCACTTTTGGGTCAGGATCAATTCTGCATGAATTACTTAACCGCTCATAGAAACGGTTTATACGAATAA
- a CDS encoding trimethylamine methyltransferase family protein encodes MFRHRANYSEQGPVLKWVTEDQVEELHLASLEVLERTGMQIDHPEALKLLKDAGCIVEKNRVRIPGWLVEEAIRLAPRKITISNRLGERVMHLEKNRVYFGSGSDLPFTIDFETGIRRRSVKKDVEQACQVMDYLPNFDFVMSYAIASDSPSQASDLHQFEAMTRNTVKPIVFTTHNEKNTRALIEMAAAVVGGYEELRKNPFLVLYSEPISPLVHTKDGIGKMFACIEHGIPVTYVSGVVAGGTTPVTKAGCIVQMNAETLAGLVMAQLKQKGAAIIVGGNGTPLDMKHQTTLYGSPEHAMNYAILTQLSQYYQIPIFTEAGCVNAPIPDIQAGFEAGMNLLMARLSGANLVHDVGYLEGGKTASLPFLTMCNDFIDMVHYMGKGTTINEDTCGVDTIDEVGPGNNFLASPHTYTHFRDEIWNPRLFTRMFWEIWEEKGSKNMLERARELTSNILKTHQTQPLSQEATEEMARIIARVEKEDLFL; translated from the coding sequence ATGTTCAGGCATCGAGCGAATTATTCAGAACAAGGACCGGTATTAAAATGGGTCACAGAAGATCAAGTGGAAGAATTGCATCTGGCTTCTTTGGAGGTTTTAGAACGAACGGGGATGCAGATAGATCATCCGGAAGCATTAAAACTCTTGAAGGATGCCGGCTGCATCGTGGAAAAAAACCGGGTGCGTATTCCCGGTTGGTTGGTTGAAGAAGCAATCCGACTGGCTCCCAGAAAAATTACAATTTCCAATCGGTTGGGAGAAAGAGTCATGCACCTGGAAAAGAATCGGGTTTATTTTGGATCAGGATCAGATTTGCCCTTTACCATTGATTTTGAAACCGGAATCAGACGCCGATCTGTCAAAAAAGATGTAGAGCAAGCATGTCAGGTCATGGATTACTTGCCAAATTTCGATTTTGTCATGAGTTACGCCATCGCTTCTGATTCACCAAGTCAGGCCAGTGACCTTCATCAGTTTGAAGCCATGACGCGCAATACGGTAAAGCCCATTGTCTTTACCACCCACAATGAAAAAAACACCCGGGCGCTCATTGAAATGGCAGCTGCTGTGGTGGGCGGTTATGAGGAATTACGCAAGAATCCCTTTTTAGTCCTTTATTCAGAACCTATATCTCCTCTCGTACATACCAAAGACGGCATTGGTAAAATGTTTGCTTGCATAGAGCATGGCATCCCTGTTACCTATGTTTCGGGGGTTGTAGCAGGAGGAACGACTCCTGTGACCAAAGCCGGTTGTATTGTGCAGATGAATGCAGAGACTTTGGCAGGACTGGTGATGGCTCAGCTTAAACAAAAGGGAGCTGCGATTATTGTTGGCGGCAACGGGACACCTTTGGATATGAAACATCAAACCACTCTTTATGGTTCCCCGGAACATGCCATGAATTACGCGATATTAACCCAGCTTTCTCAATACTATCAGATTCCTATTTTCACAGAAGCCGGATGTGTCAATGCACCCATACCCGATATTCAGGCCGGCTTTGAAGCAGGGATGAATCTTTTAATGGCGCGATTAAGCGGTGCCAACCTGGTCCATGACGTAGGATATTTAGAGGGAGGTAAGACAGCCTCATTACCTTTTCTCACCATGTGCAATGACTTTATAGATATGGTGCACTATATGGGGAAAGGGACTACGATTAATGAGGATACCTGTGGCGTTGATACCATTGATGAAGTGGGACCTGGAAACAATTTCCTGGCCAGCCCCCATACCTATACACATTTCCGAGATGAGATTTGGAATCCTCGTCTATTTACCCGGATGTTTTGGGAAATATGGGAAGAGAAGGGTTCGAAGAACATGCTGGAGCGGGCACGGGAATTGACGTCAAATATTCTGAAAACACATCAAACCCAGCCTCTTTCCCAGGAGGCAACGGAAGAAATGGCAAGAATCATTGCCCGTGTGGAAAAGGAAGATTTATTTCTCTAA
- a CDS encoding acyl-CoA thioesterase, whose product MDNFKNRTQITMSIVTERSQANYAGNIHGGEIMKLMDSAAGAVAYKYARTNVVTARVDELQFHLPIYIGALVTCTATVAYVGSSSMEVIVTVDTEDLRSDNPPQRALSAYFTMVSLDENGIPSKLPDLKINTEEERTLYEEGKKRHEEHRKARIKLKNFKV is encoded by the coding sequence ATGGATAATTTTAAAAACAGGACCCAAATAACCATGTCCATCGTCACAGAGCGAAGTCAGGCAAATTATGCCGGCAATATCCATGGAGGAGAAATTATGAAACTGATGGATTCCGCTGCCGGTGCTGTGGCTTATAAATATGCCCGAACCAATGTCGTTACAGCCAGAGTGGATGAATTACAGTTTCATTTACCCATCTATATAGGTGCATTAGTGACATGTACGGCGACCGTGGCCTATGTTGGCAGCTCATCTATGGAGGTGATTGTTACTGTGGATACGGAAGATTTAAGGTCGGACAATCCTCCCCAAAGAGCATTGTCAGCTTATTTTACGATGGTATCGTTGGATGAAAATGGTATCCCAAGTAAACTTCCTGACCTTAAGATTAATACTGAAGAGGAAAGAACTCTTTATGAAGAAGGGAAAAAACGTCATGAGGAACATCGCAAGGCCAGAATAAAGTTAAAGAATTTCAAGGTATGA
- a CDS encoding VOC family protein: MKFCWCTIKVNNLEESLKFYQDIVGLNLDHRFKSGPVEIAFMGNDETKLELLHDETANQVDMGQDISLGFEVESVDKMMAFLKEKGIAIHSGPIQPNPHVRFFFVLDPNGLKVQFVENIE, translated from the coding sequence ATGAAATTTTGTTGGTGCACCATAAAGGTTAATAATTTGGAAGAATCTTTAAAATTCTATCAGGATATAGTAGGCCTTAACTTGGATCACAGGTTTAAATCCGGTCCGGTGGAAATTGCCTTTATGGGAAACGATGAAACTAAACTTGAATTGTTACATGACGAAACGGCAAATCAGGTAGATATGGGCCAGGATATTTCCCTGGGGTTTGAGGTTGAATCGGTAGATAAAATGATGGCATTTCTTAAAGAAAAAGGGATAGCAATACATAGCGGCCCAATCCAGCCAAATCCCCATGTAAGGTTTTTCTTTGTTTTGGATCCCAATGGGCTAAAAGTGCAGTTTGTAGAAAATATAGAATAA
- a CDS encoding class I SAM-dependent methyltransferase, protein MSMEDIISKWQLKVKNKQASIDMWNSRAPGFEKNKSSSLEESSFLQLLETYKMLNPDASVLDVGCGTGSYTTAIARKCKDAIGLDFSPEMIEIAKRKAADERINNVEFRSADWHEIDLSEAGLEKRFDLVIARMTPAVQSAVTFQKLSLASKGWCVLSKATRRVDPVSDAVKKLVGIEERRESDLDIVYAFELLWYQGLQPRFEYEEQHWHLENTPEEAYDLYINRVKTYRDITSDEEQEIKDYLQSIKMNGLICEDIDTTITTLYWHV, encoded by the coding sequence ATGAGTATGGAAGATATAATTTCTAAGTGGCAGTTAAAGGTAAAAAATAAACAGGCAAGCATTGATATGTGGAATTCGAGGGCCCCGGGCTTTGAAAAAAACAAGTCCTCATCCTTAGAAGAGAGCAGCTTTTTGCAGCTACTTGAAACCTACAAAATGCTCAACCCGGATGCATCCGTACTTGATGTGGGATGCGGTACGGGAAGCTACACAACCGCCATCGCCAGAAAATGCAAAGATGCTATTGGGCTGGACTTTTCTCCTGAGATGATTGAGATTGCCAAGAGAAAGGCTGCAGATGAGCGTATTAATAATGTTGAATTTCGCAGTGCAGACTGGCACGAAATTGATTTATCTGAGGCCGGTCTGGAAAAAAGGTTCGATCTTGTCATAGCGCGAATGACGCCGGCTGTACAGAGTGCGGTCACTTTTCAAAAACTTTCCTTGGCCAGCAAAGGCTGGTGTGTGCTGTCAAAAGCAACTCGCCGTGTCGATCCTGTTTCTGATGCGGTAAAAAAGCTGGTGGGGATCGAGGAAAGACGGGAAAGCGATCTGGATATTGTCTATGCCTTTGAGCTGCTTTGGTACCAAGGCTTGCAGCCACGTTTTGAATACGAGGAGCAGCACTGGCATCTGGAAAATACACCGGAAGAAGCATATGACTTATATATTAACCGTGTAAAAACCTATCGTGACATAACATCAGACGAGGAACAGGAAATAAAAGACTATTTGCAGTCCATTAAAATGAACGGACTGATCTGTGAAGATATTGACACCACAATAACCACATTGTACTGGCATGTTTAA
- a CDS encoding ECF transporter S component, with translation MKKNLLPLVSIILMALLLLLSTVPETPFYGINWALFSLIIVGMALLTFFLRFEQQGVSSKVVALTAAMASLAAIARVPFAVIMSLQPTTFLVMISGYVFGPQTGFMVGALGALTSNFFLGQGPWTPWQMFSWGMCGVSGALLGMKSKGYKPVSFALLGFVNGYLFGWVMNLWHWLGFIYPLTWETFLATYAISFPFDTIHAVGNVAFSLVFGKSFYHILSRFKKKMVISFNR, from the coding sequence ATGAAAAAGAACCTTCTGCCCCTGGTGAGCATCATTTTAATGGCTCTGCTGCTCCTTTTAAGTACAGTGCCGGAAACTCCTTTTTACGGTATTAATTGGGCTCTTTTTTCCCTGATCATCGTGGGGATGGCATTGCTTACTTTTTTCCTGCGCTTTGAGCAGCAGGGGGTCTCTTCCAAGGTAGTGGCGCTGACGGCAGCAATGGCTTCCCTGGCCGCCATTGCCCGGGTGCCCTTTGCCGTGATTATGAGTCTACAGCCCACCACCTTTCTGGTTATGATTAGCGGTTATGTTTTTGGGCCGCAAACCGGCTTTATGGTGGGCGCCTTAGGAGCCCTGACATCCAATTTCTTCTTAGGCCAGGGACCGTGGACTCCCTGGCAGATGTTTAGTTGGGGAATGTGCGGGGTAAGCGGGGCACTGTTAGGCATGAAAAGCAAAGGCTATAAACCGGTATCTTTTGCCCTTTTAGGGTTTGTGAACGGCTATTTGTTTGGCTGGGTGATGAACCTTTGGCATTGGCTGGGCTTTATTTATCCCTTGACCTGGGAAACTTTCTTAGCCACCTACGCCATCAGCTTTCCTTTTGATACCATTCACGCCGTAGGAAATGTCGCTTTTTCCCTTGTCTTTGGTAAATCATTCTATCATATTTTAAGCAGGTTTAAAAAGAAGATGGTGATTTCTTTCAACCGATAA
- a CDS encoding S-layer homology domain-containing protein translates to MKKLITALIGVLFLWGMLNPGAAFAGEPFGGKQGEQGIEKALIYFQGVQNADGGFTAQKGGTSSKKLTGWVIIALEAAGEDAADGSWAPSGKSPLDFLKNSPQPLEETSDYALQLLAYAAAGQGASTEAQELTSKILSFQQEDGQFWQPDKGEQGMINAHMWSVLSLSAVGKEIPQKDKVKSWLLRQQNQDGGFGWLEGMDSDVDDTAIAIQTLIMLGETPDSPSVRKALAFIKGLQQENGGFSAGDWMGGDANASSNAWAIQGILAAGENPQGADWTVGQHNPVTHLLSLANQDGSFNWKEGVSSSPVNTTVFAVLALAGKPHPVNMTYGFQNSTAGTSGLFSDLSSDYWAYESIEALVKEGVLSGYPDGTFGPERPVTRAEFTKFLISGLDLPKGNNDSAARFSDIPENHWARSFISAAVDQGYINGRPDGTFDGNGKIIGAELSAMLVRALPQDKKDQLTEGPKWYSSYVETARKEGLLYPQFEENVVATRAQCSFSINQLIKLLSKN, encoded by the coding sequence ATGAAAAAATTGATAACTGCTTTAATTGGTGTGCTTTTTTTATGGGGAATGCTGAACCCGGGCGCGGCTTTTGCGGGAGAGCCTTTCGGTGGTAAGCAGGGAGAACAGGGCATTGAAAAGGCGCTGATATATTTTCAGGGGGTGCAGAATGCAGACGGAGGATTTACTGCGCAAAAAGGTGGAACCAGCAGTAAGAAATTGACCGGCTGGGTAATCATTGCTTTGGAAGCAGCAGGAGAAGATGCAGCTGATGGATCCTGGGCTCCTTCCGGAAAGAGTCCCCTTGATTTTCTGAAGAACAGCCCTCAACCCCTGGAAGAAACCAGTGACTACGCGCTTCAGTTGCTGGCGTATGCCGCTGCGGGCCAGGGTGCTTCTACGGAGGCTCAGGAGCTGACATCAAAAATTCTTTCTTTTCAACAGGAGGACGGACAGTTCTGGCAGCCTGATAAAGGGGAACAAGGGATGATCAATGCCCATATGTGGTCGGTCCTATCATTGTCTGCTGTGGGGAAGGAGATTCCTCAAAAGGATAAGGTAAAAAGCTGGCTGCTCCGTCAACAGAATCAGGATGGGGGTTTTGGCTGGCTGGAAGGCATGGATAGTGATGTGGATGATACCGCAATTGCAATACAGACATTGATTATGTTAGGAGAGACCCCTGATTCCCCATCCGTTCGGAAAGCCTTGGCCTTTATCAAAGGGCTGCAACAGGAAAACGGCGGCTTTAGCGCCGGGGATTGGATGGGAGGGGATGCGAATGCATCATCTAATGCCTGGGCGATTCAAGGGATCCTGGCGGCTGGGGAAAATCCTCAGGGGGCTGATTGGACTGTGGGGCAGCATAACCCTGTTACCCATCTACTCAGTCTGGCGAATCAGGATGGTTCCTTTAACTGGAAGGAAGGAGTCAGTTCCTCCCCTGTCAATACCACGGTATTTGCTGTGCTGGCTTTGGCCGGGAAACCACATCCCGTCAATATGACTTATGGGTTTCAAAACAGCACCGCGGGTACCTCGGGCTTATTTTCCGACTTATCATCTGACTATTGGGCTTATGAAAGCATTGAGGCCTTAGTGAAAGAAGGAGTTTTGAGCGGATATCCGGACGGTACTTTTGGTCCGGAAAGACCGGTAACTCGGGCTGAATTCACCAAGTTTTTGATTTCAGGGCTGGATTTGCCGAAAGGGAATAATGATTCTGCCGCCCGGTTTAGTGATATTCCTGAGAATCATTGGGCGCGGTCTTTTATATCTGCGGCAGTAGATCAGGGATATATTAACGGCCGACCGGACGGTACTTTTGACGGAAACGGAAAAATCATCGGAGCGGAATTGTCGGCAATGTTGGTCCGGGCCCTGCCGCAAGATAAGAAAGATCAATTGACGGAAGGACCTAAGTGGTATTCCAGTTATGTTGAGACAGCGCGAAAAGAAGGGCTGCTCTACCCCCAATTTGAGGAAAATGTCGTGGCTACCAGAGCCCAGTGTTCCTTTAGCATTAATCAATTGATAAAACTTTTGTCTAAAAATTAG
- a CDS encoding ABC transporter ATP-binding protein: MAFIQIKNLTYTYPDREEAALDRINLEIPEGQFVLIVGGSGCGKSSLIRAICGLIPEFYGGTISGQVLLDREDVSQMNRRKRTGKVGMVFQDPEGQLVMTSVEQELVFGMENLGMPDSLMKRRLMEVSGALDLGGIMGGFAPELSGGQKQKVALAAVLAMQPEILLLDEPTSQLDPVAGEEILTVIRRLNEDNGITVVLIEQRLERCFHLADRVLVMEQGKILSDHHAPDTLARWAAEHQMPFIPPLVKLFAGAGFPEIPVTVKDGRKILRTYWPAEGIKMPKGSSSQEITGEAPRDTEKMMVRMEKLWFSYPGGKEILKDINLEIPQGSFTVLMGENGSGKTTLSKLINGLLKPDRGWIEILGRNTAKMSVEEIAPLVGYLSQNPNDYLFLPTVREEITFALKNFHLEDGGISGEITEKLGLTAHLDRNPRDLSSGERQRVALASVLVCRPKLLLLDEPTRGLDYSLKEKLGKMLLDLQKEGISILMITHDVEFAAEYAEDILLMAGGRIVGQGDKYEMLADSTFYASQVSKLFRNIADRVVTLSQAQRILEALHLTDQRAAAL, translated from the coding sequence GTGGCCTTTATTCAGATCAAAAATTTGACCTATACTTATCCGGATCGTGAAGAAGCAGCTTTAGACCGGATTAACCTGGAGATTCCGGAAGGGCAGTTTGTGCTGATTGTCGGAGGATCCGGCTGTGGAAAATCCTCTCTGATCAGAGCCATATGTGGACTGATCCCGGAATTCTATGGGGGTACGATATCAGGTCAAGTGCTGCTGGATAGAGAGGATGTATCTCAAATGAACCGCAGAAAGCGCACCGGAAAAGTGGGCATGGTTTTTCAGGATCCTGAAGGGCAGTTGGTGATGACATCGGTGGAACAGGAATTAGTCTTTGGAATGGAAAATCTGGGGATGCCCGACAGTTTGATGAAGCGTCGTTTAATGGAAGTATCCGGCGCATTGGATTTGGGCGGGATTATGGGTGGTTTTGCCCCGGAATTATCCGGGGGTCAGAAGCAAAAAGTTGCGCTGGCCGCAGTTTTGGCGATGCAGCCGGAAATCCTGCTCTTGGATGAACCTACTTCCCAGTTGGATCCTGTTGCCGGTGAGGAAATATTGACTGTTATCCGCCGTTTAAATGAAGATAACGGGATTACCGTTGTGTTGATTGAACAAAGGCTGGAACGCTGTTTTCATCTGGCGGATCGGGTGTTGGTGATGGAGCAGGGCAAAATCCTTTCCGATCACCATGCTCCTGATACCCTGGCCCGGTGGGCTGCTGAGCATCAGATGCCCTTTATTCCTCCCTTGGTCAAATTGTTTGCCGGAGCCGGCTTCCCGGAAATTCCCGTGACGGTGAAAGACGGGAGAAAAATTCTCAGAACCTATTGGCCTGCGGAGGGTATTAAGATGCCGAAAGGTTCTTCGAGTCAGGAAATAACCGGAGAAGCTCCCCGCGATACGGAAAAGATGATGGTGCGGATGGAAAAACTGTGGTTTTCTTATCCGGGCGGGAAGGAGATTTTAAAAGATATTAATCTGGAGATACCCCAAGGGTCATTCACTGTGCTCATGGGGGAAAACGGGTCGGGAAAAACCACCTTGTCTAAATTGATTAACGGTCTTTTAAAACCGGATCGGGGGTGGATAGAAATTTTAGGCCGCAATACGGCAAAAATGTCCGTGGAAGAAATTGCTCCTTTGGTAGGTTATCTGTCCCAGAACCCTAATGACTATTTGTTTTTGCCTACTGTCCGGGAGGAAATTACTTTTGCATTGAAAAATTTTCATTTGGAGGACGGAGGGATTTCCGGAGAGATCACGGAAAAATTAGGGTTAACGGCACATCTGGACAGAAACCCCCGGGACTTAAGCTCCGGAGAAAGGCAACGGGTCGCCCTTGCTTCTGTGCTGGTATGTCGCCCTAAACTGTTGTTGCTGGATGAACCGACACGGGGACTGGATTACTCCCTAAAAGAAAAATTGGGCAAGATGCTTTTGGATCTGCAAAAAGAGGGGATAAGCATCTTGATGATTACCCATGATGTGGAATTTGCGGCTGAATATGCTGAGGATATTTTGCTCATGGCCGGCGGCAGGATCGTAGGACAGGGGGATAAATATGAAATGCTGGCGGATTCCACCTTCTATGCTTCCCAGGTGAGCAAGCTTTTCAGAAATATCGCAGACAGGGTGGTAACTTTATCCCAGGCACAGAGGATTTTGGAAGCTCTTCATCTGACTGATCAGCGGGCGGCAGCTCTTTAA
- a CDS encoding energy-coupling factor transporter transmembrane component T family protein, translating to MLAYKEKNNLIHQLHPLTAVSFIGVVFLLALLFSHPVYLLALFGGVSLVIIAAGIVPQWKGYLKFTVIMVLFMMVINAIFSNAGTTILLTGPRIPLLGEVEITMEALAYSVGMGIRLLVIISVFCLYSYGVHPDKVLKLLSRRGNKSVLAITLSTRLFPLITQDYQRITEIQRCRGVKFDKGGWWERIKKSIPVMSVLLLSSLERALQLAESMHARGYGSGPRTAIRHDLWRPRDRIIIVALCIGLGIGLWAVFSGTSAYAYYPRMERIQVDSVKNAGVLIVLLSTPALLSWGWGKWPLFRSKI from the coding sequence ATGCTGGCGTACAAAGAAAAAAACAACTTAATTCACCAGCTCCATCCATTGACAGCTGTATCTTTTATCGGGGTGGTCTTTCTGTTGGCCTTGCTCTTTTCTCATCCGGTATATCTTTTGGCGCTTTTTGGTGGGGTAAGCCTGGTGATCATTGCCGCCGGCATTGTTCCACAGTGGAAGGGATACTTAAAATTTACCGTGATTATGGTGCTATTTATGATGGTGATCAATGCCATTTTTTCTAATGCTGGCACTACGATATTGCTCACCGGACCCAGGATTCCCTTATTGGGAGAAGTTGAAATCACTATGGAGGCCTTAGCCTACAGTGTCGGGATGGGGATACGTCTCTTGGTGATTATCAGCGTATTTTGCCTTTATTCCTATGGGGTGCATCCTGATAAGGTGCTGAAGCTTCTTAGCAGACGAGGCAACAAATCTGTCTTAGCCATCACCCTATCCACCCGGCTTTTTCCTTTGATTACCCAGGATTATCAACGCATCACGGAAATTCAGCGTTGCCGCGGGGTAAAATTTGATAAGGGAGGCTGGTGGGAAAGAATCAAAAAATCCATTCCCGTGATGAGCGTCCTGCTTCTGTCCAGTTTGGAACGTGCCCTGCAACTGGCGGAATCCATGCATGCCCGGGGCTATGGCAGCGGTCCCCGGACCGCTATTCGCCATGATCTGTGGCGTCCCAGAGATCGGATAATTATTGTGGCACTATGTATCGGCCTTGGTATTGGCCTTTGGGCAGTTTTTAGCGGAACATCTGCTTATGCATATTATCCCAGAATGGAAAGAATTCAAGTAGATTCAGTCAAAAACGCAGGAGTGTTAATCGTACTTTTGAGTACGCCGGCGTTGTTGAGTTGGGGGTGGGGAAAGTGGCCTTTATTCAGATCAAAAATTTGA